Proteins found in one Bremerella volcania genomic segment:
- a CDS encoding CehA/McbA family metallohydrolase domain-containing protein — MHLSHIFTTVRVLLLLSFVLVAPAIVQGAYAEYELRVVDAQTQLPCSAKIRITNSRDLPQRIDGGLMIDGTAYFTGSLKMKLRPGQYGFRLDAGPEYPFMEGHFILQSGDTDSRTIELKRFIDMKKEGWYPGNLALSGRTNDLETIMLADDLVLGNHITWNNQINPWAGKPITTLRDEFGAFRSLWEMGGEDNRAGGKVWFARLNEPLPVQRLQPEYPAATFFQGDLGSAHVTAASPLEPDLPLWIARDFLDSVCILGPEIEAYQFGPKHPLAEKAAEIRKGDVTGKARLALDIYYKLLESGIRMPPVAANGTDEEDRSSRLDRVYAQVDGDYSPVAWWDAVDAGKVFVTNGPLLRATVEGYPPGHVFPINIGEKHEFQIGLSLATRQTIAYLEVIKNGEKDLEISLDEYKDRRGILPPVTFTDSGWFLVRVVTQEADYYQYATTAPFYVEANGQPRISKSAAEFFRDWVFRRAMNIDLPDGPQRNEIIDLQRDARDFWQKRAKMANAP; from the coding sequence ATGCATTTATCCCACATATTTACCACCGTCCGCGTCCTCTTGCTGCTGTCGTTCGTATTGGTCGCGCCGGCCATCGTGCAGGGCGCCTACGCCGAGTACGAACTGCGCGTGGTCGATGCCCAGACGCAGTTGCCGTGCTCGGCGAAGATTCGCATTACCAACTCACGCGACCTGCCTCAACGCATCGATGGGGGCCTGATGATTGACGGAACGGCCTACTTTACCGGCAGTTTAAAGATGAAGCTGCGACCAGGGCAGTATGGCTTTCGGCTCGATGCGGGCCCCGAGTATCCCTTCATGGAAGGTCATTTCATCCTCCAATCCGGCGATACCGACAGCCGTACGATCGAGCTGAAGCGGTTCATCGATATGAAGAAAGAGGGGTGGTATCCCGGCAACCTGGCGCTATCAGGCCGAACCAACGACCTGGAAACGATCATGCTGGCCGACGACCTGGTGCTGGGCAATCACATTACCTGGAACAACCAGATCAACCCGTGGGCCGGCAAGCCAATCACCACGCTACGGGACGAGTTCGGAGCGTTTCGCTCGCTGTGGGAGATGGGGGGCGAAGACAACCGGGCCGGCGGGAAGGTCTGGTTTGCTCGCCTGAACGAGCCGCTTCCCGTACAGCGGCTTCAGCCTGAATACCCGGCCGCAACGTTCTTCCAGGGTGATCTGGGTTCGGCCCACGTGACCGCCGCGAGCCCGCTGGAACCTGACCTGCCGCTGTGGATCGCTCGGGATTTTCTCGATTCCGTCTGCATCCTGGGCCCCGAAATCGAGGCCTACCAGTTCGGTCCCAAGCACCCATTGGCCGAGAAAGCGGCAGAAATTCGCAAGGGAGACGTCACCGGCAAGGCTCGACTGGCCCTCGATATCTATTACAAGCTGCTGGAATCAGGCATCCGAATGCCTCCGGTCGCCGCCAATGGCACCGATGAAGAAGACAGATCGTCGAGATTGGATCGCGTTTACGCCCAGGTGGACGGCGACTACTCGCCCGTTGCCTGGTGGGATGCGGTCGACGCAGGCAAGGTCTTCGTCACCAATGGACCACTACTGCGAGCCACCGTCGAAGGGTACCCGCCAGGGCACGTTTTTCCGATCAACATCGGCGAAAAGCACGAGTTTCAGATCGGCCTGAGCCTGGCCACGCGGCAAACGATTGCCTACCTGGAAGTGATCAAGAATGGCGAGAAAGACTTGGAAATCTCGCTCGACGAATATAAGGACCGCCGGGGAATCCTGCCACCAGTTACGTTCACGGACTCTGGTTGGTTTCTGGTGCGTGTCGTCACGCAGGAAGCGGACTACTACCAATACGCCACGACCGCTCCGTTCTATGTCGAGGCCAACGGCCAGCCGCGGATCAGCAAGTCGGCGGCCGAATTCTTCCGAGATTGGGTCTTTCGCCGGGCCATGAACATCGACCTGCCGGATGGTCCCCAGCGCAACGAAATCATCGATTTGCAGCGCGATGCCCGCGATTTCTGGCAAAAACGGGCCAAGATGGCCAACGCCCCGTAG
- a CDS encoding triphosphoribosyl-dephospho-CoA synthase: protein MSANQALSVGQLASLACTLEVCAPKPGNVHRSADFEDVTLQDFLASAIAIGPVFDQAQSLPLGQIILQSTLATSRVTKTNTNLGMILLLAPLAMAMNVANLKQDAAAAIENSTSQDAADIYQAISLAKPGGMNTSAEHDVAGSAPPHILDAMQLAADRDAIARQYVHGFADLFDQVVPLLADPIRQTLPLSQRIVHAHVAWMAQSPDTLIARKNGDEMAQRSAMMAKRVIDAGPPMQEDYMQQLSNLDFWLRCDGHRRNPGTTADMIAAGLFVCLRQETIVAPFV, encoded by the coding sequence ATGAGCGCGAACCAAGCGTTGTCCGTCGGTCAGTTGGCATCGCTGGCCTGTACGCTGGAAGTATGCGCCCCGAAGCCAGGCAACGTCCATCGCAGCGCCGACTTTGAAGACGTCACGCTGCAAGATTTTCTGGCCAGCGCGATCGCCATCGGTCCGGTCTTCGACCAGGCCCAGTCGTTGCCGCTCGGGCAGATCATTCTGCAAAGCACCCTCGCGACCTCGCGCGTGACCAAAACGAACACGAACCTGGGGATGATCCTGCTGTTAGCTCCGCTGGCGATGGCCATGAACGTGGCGAACTTGAAGCAAGATGCCGCCGCGGCGATCGAAAACTCTACCTCCCAAGATGCCGCCGATATTTACCAGGCCATTAGCCTGGCCAAGCCTGGCGGAATGAATACTTCCGCCGAACACGACGTCGCGGGAAGTGCTCCGCCCCATATCCTGGACGCGATGCAACTGGCGGCCGATCGCGATGCGATCGCTCGGCAGTACGTCCATGGTTTCGCCGATTTGTTCGACCAGGTCGTGCCGCTGTTGGCCGATCCCATCAGGCAGACGCTTCCCTTGAGCCAACGGATTGTCCATGCTCACGTCGCATGGATGGCCCAGTCGCCGGATACGCTGATTGCCCGTAAAAACGGGGACGAAATGGCTCAACGGAGTGCCATGATGGCCAAGCGGGTCATCGACGCCGGCCCACCCATGCAAGAAGATTACATGCAGCAGCTAAGCAATCTCGATTTCTGGTTGCGCTGCGACGGCCACCGGCGCAACCCCGGCACAACCGCCGACATGATCGCCGCCGGATTGTTCGTCTGCCTCAGGCAGGAAACCATTGTCGCGCCGTTTGTCTAA
- the fliG gene encoding flagellar motor switch protein FliG, which yields MSKRDPSQHFSNPSLRKAAIILMSLPEEEAAKLMGKLTPKQVELVCIEIAQLDNLDGKEQESAILAFAEQNPNQLGGGGGGINLAKSLVTKALGKNATETLDNVRQSVESVPFGFLRKVDSQNLLTFIVDEHPQTIALILSHLPASYGAELIAGLPAERQLSVIRRIANMGQTNPEVIREVERGLEDRMASVMSQSFENAGGIPSVAEILNVTDRSTGKALLENLSQEDPDLVEEIRRLMFVFDDIQKLMDKDIQAVLKNVETSQWAMALKGASQDLRDKVVGNMSKRAGEMLLEEMDFLGSVKLSEVESVQQQIVDIVRRLEDAGEIQLTASDEEEMMIQ from the coding sequence ATGAGCAAACGCGATCCTAGCCAGCACTTCTCGAATCCTTCGCTCCGCAAGGCGGCGATTATTTTGATGTCGTTGCCAGAAGAGGAAGCGGCCAAGCTGATGGGCAAGCTGACGCCCAAGCAGGTCGAACTGGTCTGCATCGAGATCGCCCAACTCGACAATCTCGACGGGAAAGAACAAGAATCGGCCATCCTGGCCTTCGCTGAACAAAACCCCAACCAACTGGGTGGCGGCGGGGGTGGGATCAACCTGGCCAAATCACTGGTCACCAAGGCCCTCGGCAAAAACGCCACCGAAACGCTCGATAACGTTCGCCAGTCGGTCGAGTCGGTTCCCTTCGGCTTTTTGCGGAAGGTCGACAGCCAGAACCTGCTGACCTTTATCGTCGACGAGCACCCCCAGACCATCGCTTTGATTCTTTCGCATCTGCCGGCATCGTACGGGGCAGAGCTGATCGCAGGCCTGCCAGCGGAACGCCAGCTGTCTGTGATCCGCCGTATCGCCAACATGGGTCAAACCAACCCCGAAGTGATCCGCGAGGTCGAACGGGGCCTGGAAGACCGAATGGCCAGCGTGATGAGCCAATCGTTCGAGAACGCCGGCGGTATTCCCAGCGTGGCCGAGATCCTCAACGTCACCGATCGCAGCACCGGCAAGGCCTTGCTGGAAAACCTTTCGCAGGAAGACCCCGACCTGGTCGAAGAAATCCGCCGCTTGATGTTCGTCTTCGACGACATCCAGAAGCTGATGGACAAAGACATCCAGGCCGTTCTCAAGAACGTCGAGACCTCGCAGTGGGCGATGGCCCTCAAAGGCGCCAGCCAAGACCTGCGGGACAAAGTGGTCGGCAACATGTCCAAACGAGCCGGCGAAATGCTGCTGGAAGAAATGGACTTCCTGGGCTCGGTCAAACTATCCGAAGTGGAATCCGTCCAGCAGCAGATCGTGGACATCGTCCGCCGCCTGGAAGACGCCGGGGAAATCCAACTGACGGCCAGCGACGAAGAAGAGATGATGATCCAGTAG
- a CDS encoding 6-pyruvoyl trahydropterin synthase family protein → MPVRHWVKLTKDHLVFSAGHFITFGGNICERIHGHNYRVEVELHGPLDENHYVVDFIALRDSLQEIVTGLDHRMLLPTQHPAIHVTSDAQEVTATFEDRRWVFPKQECILLDIPNTTTELLAQWIGEQLLATLKKKLQWKPEVLRVGVDENYGQWGYCEFS, encoded by the coding sequence ATGCCCGTTCGTCATTGGGTCAAGCTAACCAAAGATCACCTGGTGTTCAGTGCCGGGCATTTTATTACCTTCGGCGGCAATATCTGCGAGCGGATTCACGGACACAACTACCGCGTGGAAGTCGAACTACATGGCCCGCTGGACGAGAACCACTACGTGGTCGACTTCATCGCGCTGCGCGACTCGCTGCAAGAGATCGTCACCGGGCTCGATCACCGGATGCTTCTTCCCACCCAGCACCCAGCGATCCACGTTACCAGCGACGCCCAGGAAGTCACGGCGACGTTCGAAGATCGTCGGTGGGTCTTTCCCAAACAGGAATGCATTCTACTGGACATCCCCAACACGACCACCGAGCTGTTGGCTCAGTGGATCGGCGAGCAGCTGTTGGCCACCCTCAAAAAAAAGTTGCAGTGGAAACCCGAAGTTTTGCGCGTCGGTGTTGACGAAAATTACGGTCAGTGGGGTTACTGCGAATTCTCGTAG
- a CDS encoding alpha/beta fold hydrolase, whose amino-acid sequence MASSADWRKLYPFSSHTLTLPDARMHYVDEGSGEPMLMVHGNPTWSFYWRNIITQFRDSHRMVAVDHIGCGLSDKPQQYTYRLQQHIDNLVALIDALNLRNINLLVHDWGGAIGLGAALARPDRFARMVLFNTAAFPPPYCPLRIRACRIPLLGPWMVRTFNAFARPALTMATEKPERFTPDVCAGYIAPYDNYANRIATARFVQDIPLSKSHPTYAVLEQMEQQLPTLSHLPIQLIWGGKDWCFRLECMERFQMIWPTARATVFSDAGHYVVEDASERIEPLLRDFLTQMPKPVEAETPQ is encoded by the coding sequence ATGGCATCGTCGGCCGACTGGCGCAAGTTGTACCCGTTTTCGTCGCATACCCTTACGCTTCCCGATGCGCGAATGCACTACGTCGACGAAGGCTCCGGCGAACCGATGCTGATGGTGCATGGCAACCCGACCTGGTCGTTCTACTGGCGCAATATCATCACGCAGTTTCGCGATTCGCACCGCATGGTGGCCGTCGATCACATCGGCTGCGGGCTGAGCGACAAACCGCAGCAATACACCTATCGACTGCAGCAGCATATCGACAACCTGGTGGCATTGATCGACGCGTTGAATCTGCGGAACATCAACCTCCTGGTGCATGACTGGGGCGGGGCGATTGGTCTGGGGGCGGCCCTGGCTCGGCCCGATCGGTTTGCCCGAATGGTGCTGTTCAACACGGCGGCGTTTCCGCCTCCGTATTGTCCGCTGCGAATTCGAGCGTGCCGCATTCCGCTGCTGGGCCCTTGGATGGTTCGCACTTTCAATGCGTTTGCCCGGCCGGCGCTGACCATGGCCACGGAAAAGCCGGAGCGTTTCACGCCGGACGTTTGTGCCGGATATATCGCCCCGTACGACAACTACGCCAATCGCATCGCGACGGCGCGCTTCGTGCAGGATATTCCGCTCTCGAAAAGCCACCCGACCTACGCGGTGCTCGAGCAGATGGAACAGCAACTGCCGACCCTTTCGCACTTGCCCATTCAGCTGATCTGGGGGGGCAAAGACTGGTGTTTTCGGCTCGAATGCATGGAGCGTTTTCAAATGATTTGGCCGACTGCCCGGGCAACCGTGTTCAGCGATGCGGGGCACTACGTGGTCGAGGACGCCAGCGAGCGCATCGAGCCGCTGTTGCGTGATTTCCTGACGCAAATGCCCAAGCCTGTCGAAGCCGAGACGCCGCAATGA
- a CDS encoding chemotaxis protein CheX has protein sequence MQVEYINPFIRSTLVTFDTMLGCTIKRDKLCMADQVSDEYEISGVIGLSGRCQGSVVVSLSRAVAIQGAAAMLMMEPGELDDLNEDVIDAVGEIANMVAGSAKAELEELNLSISLPNVVLGHPPDIRFPSQVKPIAVTFACPWGPMALKVGFTPVHAMI, from the coding sequence ATGCAGGTCGAATACATCAACCCATTTATCCGCTCCACGCTTGTCACCTTCGACACCATGTTGGGCTGTACGATCAAACGAGACAAGCTGTGCATGGCCGACCAGGTCAGTGACGAGTACGAGATCAGTGGTGTGATCGGCCTTTCGGGTCGATGCCAGGGCTCGGTCGTGGTGAGCCTGTCGCGAGCAGTCGCCATCCAAGGTGCCGCCGCCATGCTGATGATGGAGCCCGGCGAACTGGACGACCTGAACGAAGACGTGATCGACGCCGTCGGCGAAATCGCCAATATGGTTGCCGGCTCGGCCAAAGCCGAACTGGAAGAACTGAACCTCTCGATCAGCCTGCCCAACGTCGTTCTGGGTCACCCTCCCGACATTCGCTTCCCTTCGCAGGTGAAGCCGATCGCCGTGACGTTCGCTTGCCCTTGGGGACCGATGGCCCTGAAAGTTGGCTTCACCCCAGTGCATGCAATGATCTAG